The following coding sequences lie in one Rutidosis leptorrhynchoides isolate AG116_Rl617_1_P2 chromosome 6, CSIRO_AGI_Rlap_v1, whole genome shotgun sequence genomic window:
- the LOC139852566 gene encoding protein LIFEGUARD 2-like: protein MWNRTFSKPDVESGTSEPLYPTMMESPDLRWSFIRKIYSIVAIQLLLTAVVGAAVVSYHPIVTFLTTTRGGLACYILIIITPFITLCPLSCYYQRHPVNYVLLGIFTVALAFAIGLTCAFTSGKVILEAVILTAVVVVSLTLFTFWAAKRGYDFNFLGPFLFGAIMVLIVFSFIQMFFPLGKISVMIYAGLAAIVFCGYIVYDTDNLIKRYTYDEYIWASVALYLDIINLFTTLLTILRAVDR from the exons ATGTGGAATCGAACATTCTCAAAACCCGATGTTGAATCAGGAACAAGTGAACCTCTGTATCCTACGATGATGGAGTCACCTGATCTACGGTGGTCCTTCATTCGTAAAATATACTCGATCGTCGCCATACAGTTACTTCTTACCGCCGTCGTTGGTGCCGCTGTCGTGTCTTATCATCCGATCGTTACTTTCCTCACAACTACTAGAGGCGGTTTGGCTTGTTATATTCTTATCATCATTACTCCCTTCATCA CTTTGTGTCCGTTGTCTTGTTATTATCAACGGCATCCTGTTAATTACGTGTTACTTGGGATTTTCACGGTAGCTCTTGCTTTTGCTATTGGTTTGACTTGTGCCTTCACTAGTG GGAAGGTCATTTTGGAAGCTGTTATTTTAACGGCTGTGGTGGTGGTTAGTCTTACGTTATTCACGTTTTGGGCTGCAAAGAGGGGTTATGACTTTAATTTCTTGGGACCCTTCTTGTTTGGTGCTATCATGGTGCTTATTGTCTTCTCATTCATTCAG ATGTTTTTTCCATTGGGGAAGATTTCAGTGATGATATATGCTGGTCTTGCTGCTATAGTCTTTTGTGGCTACATTGTTTATGACACTGATAATCTGATCAAACGATACACATACGACGAGTATATCTGGGCTTCAGTGGCTCTGTACCTGGATATCATCAATCTTTTTACTACTTTACTTACTATATTGAGAGCTGTTGACAGATAA